The DNA window gacacaagCTAGATGTTACAGGTGTTTCAGACACATATATGCCAGTGTTGATGCTGTAAAGATGTGACACAAAGACTGTGTCCTCCCTCACTGATACAAAAAGTAACTTATTCACATAATGTTCAataaatgtacagtacatttgcACCTAACACTTGTCCCtacattatttttcttctcatcttGTGAAGTGATATCTAACGAAGGGCACCTAATTATGAGTTGTGTTCTGAATTCATCCCTTTTTGTATCTCTTCTAGAGAAGAACCCGGTCCCTTTCCCTGTCCTACATGGGCTCATCATAGTTATAGGTGGGCGCTGCCGAGTACTGGTTCTGCTGCACGGCTCCCTGGGCAGCCCCCATTGCAGCCTGCTGAGCCGCCTGCTGGACGTGGGGGTTCTTCCAGGCCCCGGTGGCCCACTCCTCCTGGGCTTTCCCCAGACTGCCACCGCTGCCGCGGTAGAAATTATGCACCTGAACGACACAACATGTTAAAGGAGCAAAAACGGAGGAGGAATTTTCTACCGTGAGTAACCTTTGTGAGGGCGATGAAGGAGAGCACCGCCACAGCAGTAAACATGATCGTAGGGATTAACATCACCACAGCTGAGCCGATGTTGGTGCTGAAGAACGTGATGGTAGCTAGCCAGCCACTGATCGACACAACATAGACATTGTTCAtatcgtttatttttttaatataaccTATAAGATAGCAAAACCGATGTGAAACGCTTACCATACTCCCCAACCCGGAATCCCAACTGTCTGGATAATACTGATCACAACCTGGGCCATGAAGACGAAGAAGAACGCCATGAAGTTGAACGAGCTGTCCGTCCTGAGTTGGGGTGGGAACATTTGTACGTGAAAAACAAGGCCCTTTTTCCATGTGTGGAAGTGGACTTACTTGAAGGCCTTGTAGATGGGCCTGAACCAGCACACGTACGAGCAAGGGGTGAAGAGGATGAGCCACAGGAAAGCCATGCCGAAATTGGTGGCTCCGCCTCCCCCACACATCCACGCcagacagccaatcagattaACAGCCAGTGTGGCACTATTCActgtcacaaaaataaatatatttaagtccttttttttaactttattgaATCTCATCTCCCCACAATTCAGCATACTAATTTAAAGAAGACTGGCTCTATAATTTATTTACAACTAGAGTGCTTCTACTTTAGCAACGTCTACTTTTCCACTACACttacattttgttgttaaacAGCAGGCCTACGTGGTAAAATCAGAATCGTCAAGTATGTTAAAACACACGAAGAATATGTCACTGGAGTCACAGAGAAGACAGTAAGACATTAGAACGAAATATACAATTTGGACACAAACACGAAAAGTGGCTTTGTGAATTCTGAATAACACTCAGTAGTCtgtaataatgtaaaaaagcTTCAAACCTGGGCAGTatgtcaaatttgaaaactaaaaaaatcatattgaaTTGAATAGTAATCccaattgtattttattggaGAGATGTATGcttgtaaaatataaattaactATGCTTCAATCAATATTTACGTAAATTAACTGGATGGCAAATGACAATGAGAGCAGTCACTCTGGTCTTGCAGGTATCCTGGACCATGTTTTGGGTAAAACAGCTGTTTGGGTAGAACAGCTtatgatacacacacacacaacaaaaatgtcactacTCACAGATCCACAAGTAATACAGCCGCTTGCACATGGTGCGACGCTGGTCAGGGATCTCATTGAAATCTTGGTAAAAGCACGGCTTGAGGGGGATGAATCGAGGCAAGGGGGGGAAGTTGTTCTCTAGGATTGCAAAAACCCGTGTGAGGAGTAGTCTACATTGCAAAAAGGtaacattatattatatacttGAAGGTATTTTAGCATACCTGCCATGATGAGAGCTGTGCTTTTTTCCTCTGCTTGCAAATAGCTTGAAGATCAGCTGtcgtaaaaacaaaagtgctaaaaaagggagggggcagAGAAATTGAGAACATGACGTGTACTGGCCTTCTTGTGACAGATTTTCCACCCCCATACAAAAAGGCGACAGGCTCTACCCGATCATACCAGTGCATTCATCCATAAAGTCCCTTTTCTTGTTATTTGTGAGGGCGAATGAATGAACGACTAGTAGGCCCATTTGAAAGCTGTGCAATACAGATAACAGCTCCGATCAACGTGGCCTTGTGGAACAATTGTGATACATATAAGCCAACCGGACCCTCATATATTGCACAATACTCATATACAATAAAAACGCGATAGTATTGTGGCGGTTGATGGAGGACATGTTGGTGCACAGCATGGTGGATGCCATGAAGGACATCATTCCGCCTTCGAATATGAAAGCTGTGTCTGCAAAACCGAACCTAATCTTCTATGGGTTGCTTATGTACATTGTGATCCCGAATCTattccaaatgtgtttttctgtcGATTGGGGATACTGCAGTGGGAAACCGTGCATCTCGATGCCGGGCGATGGAAAAGCGCTGTCCTTCACCCTGCGCGTCACGTCACCGGTGCATCCGCGCTTCTTCCCCGGGACAGCAAGGCTACGGAACCCGGTTGGATTCGAATGCTTTTCGAGTGAATGAATAGAAAAATGTGCATAATGAGCCTTACCTTGCGTTTATTGAGTTCCTAGAATCCCGCGCTttgtttaaaatgcattttataaatGAATCTTGATCCAAATGCACGCTTCAAAACGGACGCATCCACCAGAGAAACGTACCGTTGGCAACGAATTATGGGTTTGGGAGGAAGAGGCAATCACGTGATgtgtgatcttttttttttttttttactcgctCACGGTTTTTGCACGCCTGGACAAGACAAGggtgcaacaaaaacactggaTTTGCTGCTGGCCCGAATCGACCAATCACCTAAGCAAGCGGTACTGATTAATCAGCAACAGTTTGGGGGATGATTACACATTCAAACTCGATTGGCTGCTTGCCCTGTGACGTAACCTTATTTCCAAGCGCTATCTGCAGACCAGCTCgccaaacagcaaaaaaaagaaaaaaagaaaaagaatgcgCTGTCCAGCGTACGTGTGGATTTCTTCGTAAATTGAACATTTGACAAACTGCTCTATCCCAAATGAAGTTTGAATGTGTAATCATCCCCTCATCTTGGTCGGAGAAAGttgaattgtttgtttttagggtaagagaaatttgttttgttttttactatCTTTTTTCAACCTTATTTACTACTTCCAATttactaaaaaatatatttaattgaaCGTATTGTGGTGAATTTTTGATACCAGATTAAAAATTGACCACATTATAAACATGAAAAAGCATACAGCTGtgaaattataaaataaaaatatacgtGGCCACTGTATATTTTTACGAAAAATTGTCCTTGAGAAGAGAATTATGTAATTTCTGTACCAATTAAAGATTCAGTTATCGTTACAAGCAAGAAGATAAGGAAACATTTATGTTTATGTGGCCTAATTCTCAACATAGCCCTTCATATGATTACTTGAGCGAGCGCCACGATTCATTGCGtcataagacttttttttcccccccggaAGTCATTGAACGCCACAGTGCCATTGGCTGATGTCAGCTTTTCCCAGTTGCCTGTAATGAGTTACGCAAACTTGAGGTAAGGCCGCTTGAAAACATTCAACTTTTATATTTTAGAGGAAATAGGTCCGAATGTCACTCGAGTGTATTAATATGACATACGTCTTGAGGCGATAGATGTTATTTACTCGGCAGTGTATTTGCATCTCGACAATTAGTGACAGCTAGCATTAGCTGTTAGCATGAGCAGCTAAAGCTACACGTTTCACTCATGACAGTGATTTCTTCCAAACCTATGCTTATGCTCCTAAACTTGTATTTGTGATCACGTATACAAACGCAATGTATTGTTTGCTGTCAAACTACAATGTGGTCAACAGCTGGAAGCTGTTCTCTGTCGTGTTGCAGGAAGAAACAGCCATTGAAAATAGCTTTCAGAATGTCTTACAAAGAACAAACTGACAATACAAATAGATAGAATAGTTGTGTTTAAAGTATTGAAACACTGAACATGTGCATTCAAAAGTTTTGGGATggttaaattaaaatgaacagTAAAAGTGCATTTTAGGTTCATCCTGAAATTTCACTCGTGAGTTGTGCTAGATATAGTTTgcttttattgtcaatccgcAATAAGTATGAAACATGGAAACATTACATGAAAGCGTACAAAGGATAGAAATGATATTTTCAAGGACTCGCAGTCAAAATCGTCACATAAAAGCGGGCAGGTTTCCTTTCATAAGTGCATCACGTCACTCGGTTCAATCCCATGTTGCCATTCTGTTAACTCTCAATTGCATTTCTTCTATTTGCAGTGCCGGGAATGCAGCCGCCGCTCCCACCTGAGGTTATCCGAGAGCTGGTGTGTTCCTGTCTGCTCAGAGATCCTGTGGCGGCCGATCTTCGCTGCAGCCTGTTTGTTGCTGCTGCCCAGAACTACAAGAAGGATTCTTTGCTTCGCCCCTTCCCTCCTCGCTATGTATACGACGACATTAAAGACTTTGATGCATTGGTAAGACGTCCACGATTTGTTTCGCCTTCCTTCCGCATCCACCAAACATGCTTCAATAGGAATACTAAAGTGTGCCATGCCTCACAGCTATCTTTCTTTCCATGTTGTGTGTCTAGTTGGCAGATGTGAACTCCTTTCCAGGTGTGAGAGAGTTAGTACGACTGCAGCCAGGAGAGGGAGAGCACCATGTGGCCCTTGCACACTGGATCCTCTCTTCCAAGAGCTTTGCTGTCAAGACACTACAAAGGGACGAGGTACAACACATTTTCTGCAAACGCCACACGTGGCAATTTTCGCAACCACATACTCAAGTTTATCCGTTTGGCAACCAGTTCGCCAAACTTTGTGCCTTGACACAAAGCGCCGGTGTTTCTGCCCCTGCGCCGGAATTCCTGTTTGAGCTGGAGTACTGCGACCAATTGAACGCGCGCTTTGAACGGATGAGAGAGGGCAGGGATGTCTTCTACGCCTTTCACGGGAGTCGCCTGGAGAACTTTCACTCTATCATTCACAACGGGCTACATTGCCACCTCAACAAGGTCAGTGAGGACTTTGTGCGGGGCACTTCCGCTTGGCTTTTGCTGACTCAGACTTGAAAAAAgatttcattgttttgttagaaaagcattttaaaacttttacCTCCACTTGTCACGTACAGAACTCGGTGTATGGCGAGGGGACCTACCTCACCAGTGACCTCAGCATGGCTGTCCTCTATAGCCCCCACAGCAGCGGTTGGCGGGAAAGCCTACTGGGGCCGCTGCTCAGCTGCATCGCCTTATGTGAAGTCATCGATCACCCGGACGTCAAGTGCCAggtgaaaaggaaaggtgCGTTGCCGTCACGCTGTGAGTTGCAAATTGCATCTGTGTGACATCAATGCTCTCATCTCGCCTGTGTCAGACTCAGAAATTGTTGACCGTCAGCGCTCGAGGGCCAAGAACAGCGAGGCAGGGGATGTGCCGGAGAAGTACTTTGTGGTCACAAACAATCAGCTTTTGCGTGTTAAGTACCTGCTTGTTTACTCTCAGAGGAAACACATGTCCAGGTAAGAAGCTACACACTAAATGTCGCAAATAATCTAAAATTAACTACAGGGTATAATCAAACTTGATTGGGTACTCCAGAATGGGAAACTTACCACACAATTGTAAAACAGCACATTAGAACATGAAACTCAGCGCAACGTGGAATTTCAAGTTATTACGTAAAACTCTgcatgttaaaataaaaagttagaCTTAACGTGttataatttaaaatgtgtcatttatattagTGTGAAATTGATTCAAGTGATTACTTTTATTTAGAGGATAATTTGATAAAGAGTTTGACAGTCtgttttccccccctcatCACAGACATTCCCGCAACACCTCGTGGTTCCTCAGACACCACTTTGCCGTCATGATGAGTCTTTATCTTCTGCTGCTCATATTTATCGGCACGTTCAACTCCAACACGTTCACATCCTTTTGGAACAGACGCTTCAGCTGACCCACCGCACTAATACTGACTCGGTTTTTATCCGCTGTGCCTTCAGCACTGTAACAAGACGCCCATTGGCACCTTGACTGCACATTTtgatactttttgttttcctgcaacAGGCATTTTCTTCTGAAGGTAAAAACATACTCTGTGAcagtacataaataaaaaaaaaaaggagcttaAACTGAGACCATGTAGCATGCTGTTTAACCCCAATCCATATGttgtcaaaaaataataatctcgCCCACAATTTCTTTCCCCAATGTGATGTGTGCGCACTCAGGGCTGACAATAAGGTCAAGCGGCCAGACTATTCAAAACCTGAGTCCACACACTGGCTGTCAAGTTGCACTTAGAAGAAAAGGTCATGATTCCAGAGGACACAGTTAAGTTTTTTTATGCAATGTTTTTCACTTGTGTGACAATTGAGAAAGTTAAACTGCAACTTAAAACATAGCTTGTGCATTTATTAAAGGTTTTATGATAAAGAAAGTTTGGCCCTGAAATGCATTAACTGTTTAATGATTTCCAACAGGAAATTGATCAAAATATGAACAAATCACAGGAAACTAATGATACTGGTTAAAAATGATTCAACTCCTTAAAAAGGTCATTTAGCTATTGTtaatagctagctagcttccTAACTTTGACTGAATGCTAAATTAGCTAATATCAGCAATTGAGTTAATACATCTTACCCGTTTTCCTTTTGTCGTATTGGACTGATATATTTTCAATGCTAGAATCTCGTGGTTTTTAGGCTTAGaaaaattatatttgaatTCTCTTAAAGCCATGAATGAGATTGTCTTGCACCTCCAAATATATTGTATCTGTTTTCAAATATAGCAAGTAAAAGCAGAGttgttagaaaaataaacactcttGTACTAACGTCCAGATACCTGAAAACTAGTACAGTAATGACGTATTTGTACTTAGTTACTTCCCACCACTGCTAACCAGTATGTAAAGACAATTGTGTCCTCTCAAAAGGGAGTA is part of the Syngnathus acus chromosome 6, fSynAcu1.2, whole genome shotgun sequence genome and encodes:
- the scamp5a gene encoding secretory carrier-associated membrane protein 5; this translates as MAENNFPPLPRFIPLKPCFYQDFNEIPDQRRTMCKRLYYLWILNSATLAVNLIGCLAWMCGGGGATNFGMAFLWLILFTPCSYVCWFRPIYKAFKTDSSFNFMAFFFVFMAQVVISIIQTVGIPGWGVCGWLATITFFSTNIGSAVVMLIPTIMFTAVAVLSFIALTKVHNFYRGSGGSLGKAQEEWATGAWKNPHVQQAAQQAAMGAAQGAVQQNQYSAAPTYNYDEPM
- the parp16 gene encoding protein mono-ADP-ribosyltransferase PARP16, which translates into the protein MQPPLPPEVIRELVCSCLLRDPVAADLRCSLFVAAAQNYKKDSLLRPFPPRYVYDDIKDFDALLADVNSFPGVRELVRLQPGEGEHHVALAHWILSSKSFAVKTLQRDEFAKLCALTQSAGVSAPAPEFLFELEYCDQLNARFERMREGRDVFYAFHGSRLENFHSIIHNGLHCHLNKNSVYGEGTYLTSDLSMAVLYSPHSSGWRESLLGPLLSCIALCEVIDHPDVKCQVKRKDSEIVDRQRSRAKNSEAGDVPEKYFVVTNNQLLRVKYLLVYSQRKHMSRHSRNTSWFLRHHFAVMMSLYLLLLIFIGTFNSNTFTSFWNRRFS